ttgtctggttttttagttgcactgaacttttaatgacaggtgagatgccattagtgagagtataatgcttatacagaagaatgaagtttcctattagcaactacaaacaattttttattttatagttggacAATCTGAAGTCTACAATTCAACGGAAGAAGCAAAATGGATTTGCTCGCAGTAAAATGAAgacgtggatgaaatcctgtaagcagctagagaagggaaaaaaaatgttggagaaacaaattgctgaacatggtgctccattaaaggagcaaaagccaagtatgggatagtttaagaaggaaatgctctactagaatgttattataaggctgcaaatcattcatggaagtcacggtttctgtgacctct
This sequence is a window from Chrysemys picta bellii isolate R12L10 unplaced genomic scaffold, ASM1138683v2 scaf1224, whole genome shotgun sequence. Protein-coding genes within it:
- the LOC135979798 gene encoding protein dispatched homolog 2-like, which translates into the protein MMPSNRPARPFKLPKSYAALIADWPVVVLGMCTVLIVVCALVGILVPDLPDFSDPLLLDNLKSTIQRKKQNGFARSKMKTWMKSCKQLEKGKKMLEKQIAEHGAPLKEQKPSMG